One stretch of Alcaligenes aquatilis DNA includes these proteins:
- a CDS encoding MFS transporter → MGTATIAPSHANSPPPGQPALSRKQVLAVGIGNFMEWFDFAIYGYFAAVIGSIYFPSDATGVSLLSSLAVFAVGFVSRPFGALILGPIGDRFGRKTVLMITVFGMGVFTTLIGLLPGYATIGIAAPILLVILRFLQGMMVGGEWSAAGIFLVESAPANRRASAASVVTFTAGIAFLVGTATAAAINANLSQEQVYNWGWRVPFVLSIVMTFIAVFIRRKLNDTPIYHELQEKKANNTLERVSPKDKFNAFVLSFAFSALFLVSLYYFITYANNHLVSVLGMGKTNALWLCSAALVVYCILHPLVGRFSDHYGRRKLALFAAAGLTIMAYPIFLMMNTGKPALILLSLTILAFLVAISAVMNVVLLVEVFPASIRSTGAALGHNVSSALLAGPGPFIAAALIQYTGNPNVPAWYLAAVSLVCFLILYTRLPETKNVDLSAG, encoded by the coding sequence ATGGGCACTGCTACCATCGCCCCTTCACATGCCAATTCGCCCCCTCCAGGCCAGCCGGCCCTAAGTCGAAAACAAGTGCTTGCCGTGGGTATCGGCAACTTTATGGAATGGTTTGATTTCGCAATTTACGGCTACTTTGCAGCCGTTATCGGCAGCATTTACTTTCCCTCTGACGCCACGGGCGTTTCCCTCTTGTCGTCCTTGGCCGTGTTCGCGGTGGGCTTTGTCTCGCGTCCCTTTGGCGCCCTGATTCTGGGGCCCATTGGCGACCGCTTTGGCCGCAAGACCGTGCTGATGATTACCGTTTTTGGCATGGGCGTCTTTACCACCTTGATTGGTCTGCTGCCCGGCTATGCCACCATCGGCATTGCCGCTCCCATCCTGTTAGTCATTCTGCGCTTTCTACAAGGGATGATGGTGGGCGGTGAGTGGTCGGCCGCCGGTATTTTCCTGGTGGAAAGCGCCCCCGCCAATCGTCGCGCCAGCGCCGCCAGCGTGGTGACCTTCACGGCCGGTATCGCCTTTCTGGTGGGGACTGCCACGGCCGCCGCCATCAACGCCAATCTGAGCCAAGAGCAGGTTTACAACTGGGGCTGGCGTGTACCTTTCGTGTTGTCCATTGTGATGACCTTCATTGCGGTGTTTATTCGTCGCAAACTGAACGACACCCCCATCTACCACGAGCTGCAGGAAAAGAAAGCCAACAACACCCTGGAGCGCGTCTCGCCCAAGGACAAGTTCAACGCCTTTGTACTGTCCTTTGCTTTCTCCGCGCTGTTTCTGGTGTCGCTGTACTACTTCATCACCTACGCCAATAACCACCTGGTTTCCGTTCTGGGCATGGGCAAGACAAACGCTCTGTGGCTATGTAGCGCCGCGTTGGTGGTGTATTGCATTTTGCACCCGCTGGTTGGCCGTTTCTCGGACCACTACGGTCGTCGCAAACTGGCCTTGTTCGCCGCCGCTGGCCTGACCATCATGGCCTACCCGATTTTTCTCATGATGAATACCGGCAAACCGGCTCTGATCCTGTTGAGCCTGACTATCCTGGCTTTTCTAGTCGCCATTTCCGCCGTCATGAACGTGGTGCTGCTGGTAGAGGTATTCCCGGCCTCGATCCGCTCCACCGGCGCTGCCCTGGGTCACAACGTCTCGTCGGCACTGCTGGCCGGCCCAGGCCCCTTCATTGCCGCTGCCCTGATCCAGTACACCGGTAACCCGAACGTACCGGCCTGGTACCTGGCTGCCGTATCCCTGGTGTGCTTCCTGATCCTGTATACCCGCCTGCCCGAAACCAAAAACGTGGACTTGTCCGCAGGCTGA
- a CDS encoding LysR family transcriptional regulator, giving the protein MASINIANIRRVDLNLLLVFQCLMNERSVTKAANALFLTQGAVSASLRKLRVVFNDELFTRGSHGMTPTHRALEIAPQISEALKSISALVTSDQEFDPRRSSRVFRIALSDDLENMLAKRMIRMADEQGWTIGFSFYQTNSYLWPQSMQEHGADLAICSSPKFLSTMHKSQVLFPASYICIYDKESIQFSTPISKQEYLHAHHGRVSFDGLRGFVDELFDAERLQRKVKASFTHFSGAINAIIGSPLVLTMPDYAARSFAECNSRLAVSPVPLRVPSFVVSMIWDINKEHDEQSRWLRRFVLELTEPISA; this is encoded by the coding sequence ATGGCTTCAATTAATATTGCTAATATCAGGCGCGTGGATTTGAACCTGCTGCTGGTGTTTCAGTGCTTGATGAACGAGCGCAGCGTCACCAAAGCCGCCAATGCCTTGTTTCTGACCCAGGGTGCGGTCAGTGCGTCCTTGCGCAAGTTGCGGGTGGTCTTTAACGACGAGTTGTTCACGCGTGGCTCGCACGGAATGACGCCTACGCATCGTGCCTTGGAGATTGCCCCGCAGATATCCGAAGCCTTGAAAAGCATTTCGGCGCTGGTCACCTCCGATCAAGAGTTTGATCCACGACGCTCCAGTCGGGTTTTTCGTATTGCCTTGTCTGACGATCTGGAAAATATGCTGGCCAAACGCATGATTCGCATGGCTGACGAGCAGGGCTGGACGATCGGCTTTTCTTTCTATCAAACCAACAGCTATTTATGGCCGCAAAGCATGCAAGAGCATGGGGCGGATCTGGCGATCTGTTCCAGCCCCAAATTCCTGAGCACCATGCACAAGTCTCAAGTGCTGTTTCCTGCCTCATATATCTGCATATACGATAAGGAGTCCATCCAGTTTTCGACGCCTATTAGCAAGCAGGAGTATCTGCATGCCCATCATGGACGCGTGTCTTTTGATGGCTTGCGGGGTTTTGTGGATGAGCTATTTGATGCCGAGCGTCTGCAGCGCAAGGTCAAGGCCTCGTTCACTCATTTTTCCGGCGCGATCAACGCGATTATTGGCAGCCCTTTGGTGCTGACCATGCCTGATTACGCCGCCCGCTCTTTTGCCGAGTGCAATAGCCGCCTGGCTGTCTCTCCCGTCCCGTTGCGTGTCCCGTCGTTTGTGGTGTCCATGATTTGGGATATCAACAAAGAGCACGATGAGCAAAGTCGCTGGTTACGTCGTTTTGTACTGGAGCTGACCGAACCCATTAGCGCGTAA
- a CDS encoding response regulator, which produces MRILLIEDEPDLALWLTRSLQKKGFSVEWSNDGMVAYHRLQVEEFDALVLDLGLPGMDGRTLLARLRSEDNRTPVLILTARDSLQERVEALECGADDFLPKPFRIEELVARVNALIRRSRGKDKPRMACASLVYDLSTQRFTLDGALLSVSPREAEVLRILVQRSGEPVNKQFILDRLNEKDEDEINIEAIEVLVHRLRKKLQASDVHIITLRGIGYCLEPVSEDEP; this is translated from the coding sequence ATGCGAATTTTATTGATTGAAGACGAGCCTGACTTGGCCCTGTGGCTGACCCGCAGCTTGCAAAAGAAAGGGTTTTCGGTTGAGTGGTCCAACGACGGGATGGTGGCCTATCACCGTCTGCAGGTCGAGGAATTTGATGCGCTGGTTCTGGACTTGGGTTTGCCGGGCATGGATGGGCGCACCTTGCTGGCCCGCTTGCGCTCGGAGGATAACCGTACTCCTGTGTTGATTCTCACGGCGCGTGATTCTTTGCAGGAGCGGGTAGAAGCGCTGGAGTGTGGTGCCGACGATTTTCTGCCCAAGCCGTTTCGTATTGAAGAGCTGGTGGCCCGCGTCAACGCCTTGATTCGTCGTAGCCGTGGCAAGGACAAGCCCCGTATGGCGTGTGCCAGCCTGGTCTATGACTTGTCCACACAGCGTTTTACGCTGGACGGTGCGCTCTTGTCCGTGTCACCGCGTGAGGCCGAGGTATTGCGCATTCTGGTGCAGCGTAGTGGTGAGCCTGTGAACAAGCAGTTCATTTTGGACCGGCTCAATGAGAAAGATGAAGATGAAATCAATATCGAGGCTATCGAGGTGCTGGTGCATCGTTTGCGCAAAAAGCTGCAGGCCTCGGATGTCCACATCATTACCTTGCGCGGCATAGGCTATTGCCTGGAGCCGGTCAGCGAAGATGAACCGTAA
- a CDS encoding sensor histidine kinase — MALSSLRRTLLVMLIPAALLTSAVSLFISSMTLKDQVNAAFDRALAGALKSMSANLMTISGGLAMEQSYYMMEFMEYTISSQVYFRVATEDGLSEIGFTGMPLPPGRLVSNQPVFYDAHYLGEPLRIAAVALESDGRLQTYQDSRVLIQAGENLSERDEFIRKVIIQNLIQDVAVLSLFTVLILVGTLLALRPLRKLSAEVRYRSPDNLEPISEASLPREVRPLVQTINLHMDRYARKSREQQQFLDDASHQLKTPLAVLLTQVDFALTLAKTEEMKEVLEAIQSRLNNTAQMTHQMVALSRVRDAADQLRSRAALGTVDLCQQAGLVVDELWSLARSRRQDLGLDVPSKPVRVAGEAWLLQQALSNIVSNAIKYCPRGARITVSVRQEGGMCYLQVEDDGPGMSADDMAKAGHRFRRGEAGKALQGSGLGLAIVQAIAQIHGARMSLQAGPQQRGLIVRLEFETLKH, encoded by the coding sequence ATGGCCTTGAGCAGTCTGCGTCGCACTTTGTTGGTCATGCTGATTCCGGCGGCCTTGCTGACTTCGGCAGTGTCCCTGTTCATTTCCAGCATGACACTGAAAGATCAGGTCAATGCGGCGTTTGATCGGGCCTTGGCGGGGGCGTTGAAATCCATGTCGGCCAATTTGATGACGATTAGTGGTGGGCTGGCCATGGAGCAGTCCTACTACATGATGGAGTTCATGGAATACACCATCAGCAGTCAGGTGTATTTCCGGGTGGCCACCGAAGATGGTTTGTCGGAAATAGGGTTTACCGGCATGCCTTTGCCGCCGGGCAGGCTGGTGAGCAATCAGCCTGTTTTTTATGACGCGCACTATTTGGGAGAGCCTTTACGTATTGCGGCGGTGGCGCTGGAGTCGGATGGGCGGCTGCAGACGTATCAGGACAGTCGTGTCTTGATCCAGGCGGGCGAGAATTTGAGCGAGCGTGACGAGTTCATCCGTAAAGTCATTATTCAGAATCTGATTCAGGATGTGGCGGTTCTCAGCCTTTTTACTGTGCTGATTTTGGTGGGGACCTTGCTGGCGTTGCGCCCTTTGCGCAAGCTGAGCGCAGAGGTACGGTATCGCTCTCCCGATAATCTGGAGCCCATCAGCGAGGCCAGCCTACCCCGAGAAGTGCGTCCCTTGGTGCAGACCATTAATTTGCATATGGATCGCTATGCGCGTAAGTCACGCGAGCAGCAGCAATTTCTGGATGATGCTTCTCACCAGTTGAAAACGCCTTTGGCCGTTTTGCTGACTCAGGTGGATTTTGCCCTGACCCTGGCCAAGACAGAAGAAATGAAAGAGGTGCTGGAGGCGATTCAGTCGCGTTTGAATAATACGGCCCAGATGACGCATCAAATGGTGGCCCTGTCGCGGGTGCGCGATGCGGCTGATCAGTTGCGCAGCCGTGCTGCCCTGGGAACAGTGGATCTGTGTCAGCAGGCCGGGTTGGTGGTTGATGAGCTGTGGAGCCTGGCTCGATCGCGTCGTCAGGATCTGGGGCTGGATGTCCCTTCAAAGCCGGTGCGAGTGGCGGGAGAGGCTTGGCTGTTGCAGCAGGCCTTGAGCAATATCGTCAGCAATGCCATCAAGTACTGCCCACGGGGTGCTCGCATTACCGTGTCTGTCAGGCAAGAGGGCGGAATGTGTTATCTGCAAGTGGAGGATGACGGCCCGGGCATGAGTGCAGACGATATGGCCAAGGCGGGCCATCGCTTTCGGCGGGGAGAGGCGGGCAAGGCTTTGCAGGGTTCGGGGCTGGGTTTGGCGATTGTGCAGGCCATCGCTCAAATTCATGGTGCTCGCATGAGCTTGCAGGCTGGGCCACAGCAGCGCGGCTTGATCGTGCGTTTGGAGTTTGAGACGCTCAAGCATTGA
- a CDS encoding Bug family tripartite tricarboxylate transporter substrate binding protein, protein MTIHTKLRVLLASSILGLSSLSGVHAQQPSKPECIAPAQPGGGFDLTCRVAVNGFLETKLLENAMRTVYMPGGVGAVAYNHIVAQRPGDGNAIAAFSGGSLLNLAQGKFGKYSVEDVRWLASIGSDYGVAIVRNDSPYQDLKSLMEAFKADPSKIVLGAGGSVGGQDWMKAALTARAADVDFRKMRFVAFEGGGEAITALRGGHVQAYMGDAAEAHTMLEGGAPIRVLAVFNDKRLDGALADVPTAKEQGFDIEWPIIRGFYVGPKVSDEQYQWWVQAFDRLMKTPEFTRLQTQQGLFSFNMTGSELDAYVKQRVVQYRELADSFGLIKK, encoded by the coding sequence ATGACTATTCACACGAAACTACGGGTGCTGCTTGCGAGCAGCATTTTGGGCCTGAGCAGTTTGAGCGGTGTACATGCCCAGCAACCGTCCAAACCTGAGTGTATTGCTCCGGCCCAACCCGGTGGCGGCTTTGATTTGACCTGCCGCGTGGCCGTCAACGGTTTTCTGGAAACCAAGTTGCTGGAAAATGCCATGCGCACCGTTTACATGCCCGGTGGTGTGGGAGCAGTCGCGTATAACCACATCGTGGCGCAGCGCCCAGGCGACGGCAATGCGATTGCAGCCTTCTCCGGCGGCTCCTTGCTTAATCTGGCGCAGGGCAAGTTTGGCAAGTATTCGGTAGAAGATGTGCGCTGGCTGGCATCGATAGGTAGTGATTACGGTGTTGCTATCGTACGTAACGACTCACCCTATCAGGATCTGAAGTCCTTGATGGAGGCCTTCAAGGCTGACCCGAGCAAAATCGTGTTGGGGGCGGGCGGGTCTGTTGGCGGCCAGGATTGGATGAAAGCCGCCTTGACAGCGCGTGCCGCCGATGTGGATTTTCGCAAAATGCGTTTTGTAGCGTTTGAAGGCGGTGGCGAAGCCATCACAGCGTTGCGAGGTGGTCACGTTCAGGCCTATATGGGTGACGCTGCCGAGGCACACACGATGTTGGAAGGGGGGGCTCCCATCCGCGTATTGGCTGTGTTCAATGACAAGCGACTGGACGGTGCCTTGGCTGATGTTCCTACTGCCAAAGAGCAAGGCTTTGATATTGAATGGCCGATTATTCGCGGTTTTTACGTTGGTCCCAAAGTCTCTGACGAGCAGTATCAATGGTGGGTTCAGGCCTTTGATCGTCTGATGAAAACGCCTGAATTTACCCGCTTGCAAACACAGCAAGGTTTGTTCTCGTTCAACATGACCGGTTCCGAACTGGACGCCTATGTCAAACAACGCGTGGTTCAGTATCGCGAGTTGGCTGATTCCTTCGGCCTGATCAAGAAGTAA
- a CDS encoding tripartite tricarboxylate transporter TctB family protein, which produces MTLNDRVLGVGALVLAALITAFGYDLEPPFSYEPVGPKAFPLLLALIIALCGLRLMIKGGGQVAANPPGANGRILMMVAYLAAYAWLFQWLGFIVATTIMATLVGRLFGGSWKQALIGGLAMGVGLFLLFDLGLDVVLPYGILGEWL; this is translated from the coding sequence ATGACGCTAAATGATCGCGTGTTAGGCGTGGGTGCGTTGGTGCTTGCCGCCTTGATCACCGCCTTTGGCTACGACCTAGAGCCCCCTTTTTCCTATGAGCCCGTCGGGCCCAAAGCCTTTCCCTTGCTGCTGGCGCTGATTATCGCCCTGTGTGGCTTGCGCTTGATGATCAAGGGCGGTGGGCAAGTGGCTGCCAATCCACCGGGTGCCAACGGCCGCATTTTGATGATGGTGGCGTATCTGGCGGCCTATGCCTGGCTCTTTCAATGGTTGGGCTTTATTGTCGCCACCACGATTATGGCGACACTGGTTGGGCGTTTGTTTGGCGGCTCCTGGAAGCAGGCCCTTATTGGCGGGCTGGCGATGGGCGTGGGCTTGTTTCTGTTGTTTGACCTGGGCCTGGATGTGGTTCTGCCGTACGGCATCCTGGGAGAGTGGTTATGA
- a CDS encoding tripartite tricarboxylate transporter permease, translating to MSSILDYLSVGFGVAFSAQNLLVAAIGAFIGTIVGVLPGLGPINGVAMLVPIAFAMKLPPESALILLAAVYVGAEYGGRITSILINVPGEAAAVMTTLDGYPLARKGMASVALSLSAFASFIGSTIAICGIVLLAPMLAGWAVAFGPAEYFVLMVFAFCALTSLLGDEPVKGILAAMVGLFISTIGVDANSGVYRYSFDIPNLADGIDFVVVVIGLFAVAEMLQMLENLLGGVSIEVPKSKRKLFNWRELRMTWWSTIRGGVMGFFIGILPGAGASVASAVTYANEKKYIEGKDPNAMFGQGDLRGLAAPEAANNSAATGSFIPMLTLGVPGSGTTAVMMGALTLYNITPGPALFESQPQIVWGLIASLMVANVMLFLMNVPMVRVFASMLAIPPRLLVPGILAISYIGVYAINGTTFDLLLVVGIGVLGYFLRKMNVPMAPMVLGVVLGNMMEQNLRRALSITNGEIGILFESNISIGLWIAAVLVSVGPIVLRRITARKQGHDKI from the coding sequence ATGAGCTCTATTCTTGACTATTTAAGTGTCGGTTTTGGTGTTGCGTTCTCTGCCCAGAATCTGCTGGTGGCCGCTATTGGTGCTTTTATTGGCACCATTGTGGGCGTTTTGCCGGGGCTGGGGCCCATCAACGGTGTCGCCATGCTGGTGCCTATTGCGTTTGCAATGAAATTGCCGCCCGAGTCTGCCTTGATTCTATTGGCGGCCGTGTACGTGGGTGCTGAATACGGTGGACGTATTACATCCATCTTGATCAATGTGCCGGGCGAAGCAGCCGCGGTCATGACGACATTGGATGGTTATCCGCTGGCACGGAAAGGCATGGCCAGCGTGGCCTTGTCCTTGTCCGCTTTTGCGTCTTTTATCGGTTCCACGATTGCCATTTGCGGGATTGTGCTGCTGGCCCCCATGCTGGCGGGTTGGGCGGTTGCATTCGGTCCTGCCGAGTATTTTGTACTGATGGTCTTTGCCTTTTGTGCCTTGACCAGCTTGTTGGGGGATGAGCCTGTCAAAGGTATCCTGGCAGCCATGGTGGGCCTGTTCATCTCTACGATTGGGGTGGATGCGAACTCGGGGGTGTACCGATACAGTTTTGACATTCCGAACCTGGCAGACGGTATTGATTTTGTCGTTGTTGTGATCGGTTTGTTTGCTGTGGCCGAGATGCTGCAGATGCTGGAGAACCTGCTGGGTGGCGTGTCGATTGAGGTGCCTAAAAGCAAACGCAAGCTCTTTAATTGGCGAGAGTTGCGCATGACGTGGTGGAGCACCATACGCGGGGGCGTGATGGGCTTTTTTATCGGTATCTTGCCCGGTGCCGGGGCCAGTGTGGCTTCAGCAGTAACCTATGCTAACGAGAAAAAATACATCGAAGGCAAGGACCCCAATGCCATGTTTGGGCAGGGCGATTTGCGAGGCCTGGCTGCGCCCGAAGCGGCCAATAACAGTGCGGCAACCGGCTCCTTTATTCCCATGTTGACGCTGGGTGTGCCCGGCTCGGGCACGACAGCGGTCATGATGGGGGCTTTGACGCTTTACAACATCACGCCGGGGCCAGCGCTGTTTGAGTCGCAGCCACAGATTGTCTGGGGCTTGATTGCCTCCTTGATGGTCGCCAACGTCATGCTGTTTCTGATGAACGTGCCTATGGTGCGGGTATTTGCTTCCATGCTGGCGATTCCTCCGCGCTTGTTGGTGCCGGGTATTTTGGCGATTAGCTATATCGGTGTTTATGCCATCAACGGCACGACGTTTGATCTGCTGTTGGTCGTCGGTATCGGTGTCCTGGGCTATTTCCTGCGTAAGATGAATGTGCCTATGGCGCCCATGGTGCTGGGCGTGGTTCTGGGCAATATGATGGAGCAGAATTTGCGTCGTGCGCTCTCTATTACGAATGGCGAAATCGGTATTCTGTTCGAGAGCAACATTTCCATTGGCTTGTGGATCGCTGCTGTTTTAGTTAGCGTAGGTCCGATCGTGTTGCGTCGTATTACGGCCCGCAAGCAAGGACACGACAAAATATAA
- a CDS encoding AbrB family transcriptional regulator, which yields MANWFRIALGFGVALIGAWVAAWLSMPLPWMLGALILTAATKMAGSPAACMPLARNAGQWVIGASLGLYFTPAMVHLIGSNAVFIVMGMVFALILCCMGAFMLTRFAGTDLRTAWFASAVGGASEMTGLAERYGARPDLVASAHGLRVLMVVVIIPFAFEALGFSGEQAGAVVRPDFLNLPGLALLVLLSSAAGFIFQVLRLPNPWVLGPLLVVAILTYKDIVLSGLPVEISNLGQLCIGWALGDKFGPDFFRRAPRYLGVAAVSNIINLALAFGFAYGLYRLSDIAYPTLVLGVSPGGIAEMAITAKVLQLGAPMVTSFQVARMVCVLVLTGPLYTRIARLLEGR from the coding sequence ATGGCTAACTGGTTTCGAATTGCCCTAGGTTTTGGCGTGGCCTTGATAGGGGCCTGGGTGGCTGCTTGGCTGAGTATGCCCTTGCCCTGGATGTTGGGTGCCTTGATCCTGACGGCGGCCACAAAAATGGCCGGTAGTCCGGCCGCCTGCATGCCGCTGGCGCGTAACGCAGGGCAGTGGGTGATTGGGGCCTCTCTAGGGCTTTATTTCACCCCCGCCATGGTTCACCTGATTGGCAGCAATGCCGTGTTCATTGTGATGGGCATGGTGTTTGCGCTGATCTTGTGCTGTATGGGTGCCTTCATGTTGACTCGCTTTGCCGGTACGGACCTGCGTACGGCCTGGTTTGCCAGCGCGGTAGGGGGGGCCAGCGAGATGACAGGGCTGGCGGAGCGTTACGGCGCACGCCCGGATCTGGTTGCCTCTGCACATGGCCTGCGGGTGTTGATGGTGGTGGTGATTATTCCCTTTGCATTCGAGGCCTTGGGTTTTTCGGGTGAGCAGGCCGGGGCGGTGGTCAGACCCGACTTTCTGAACTTGCCCGGTCTGGCTCTTTTGGTGCTCTTGAGCAGTGCCGCAGGGTTTATCTTTCAAGTGTTGCGCCTGCCCAATCCCTGGGTGTTAGGGCCGTTGCTGGTGGTGGCCATCCTGACGTACAAGGATATTGTTTTGTCGGGCTTGCCGGTAGAAATTTCCAACCTGGGGCAGTTGTGCATTGGCTGGGCTTTGGGTGATAAGTTCGGCCCGGATTTTTTCCGTCGGGCACCCCGTTATCTGGGCGTTGCCGCCGTCAGCAATATAATCAACCTGGCCTTGGCATTTGGCTTTGCCTACGGCCTGTATCGGCTGTCTGATATTGCCTACCCGACTTTGGTGCTGGGTGTCAGCCCTGGCGGCATTGCAGAGATGGCCATCACCGCCAAAGTCCTGCAGTTGGGCGCGCCTATGGTGACCTCTTTCCAAGTTGCTCGCATGGTATGTGTGCTGGTGCTGACCGGGCCTTTGTACACGCGCATTGCCCGGCTTCTGGAAGGACGTTGA
- a CDS encoding pyridoxamine 5'-phosphate oxidase family protein, protein MNETIESSFEQLQEMIKDIRFAMFVTHSEGGQLHAWPMTTQQAKMGSRQEDVEHDKLWFFMARSSKVVHNLVVNPHVNVSYADPKTDTYVSVSGMASVVDSMNQKERFWNTLVEAWFEEGITDPDVALVCVQIDSAEYWSVREGKLAQAGKMLKATLMGEQLTEMGEHGKISPATQPDR, encoded by the coding sequence ATGAACGAAACGATTGAATCTTCCTTTGAACAACTGCAAGAGATGATCAAGGACATTCGCTTTGCGATGTTCGTTACCCATTCGGAGGGCGGCCAGCTTCATGCCTGGCCCATGACCACGCAACAGGCCAAGATGGGTTCAAGACAGGAGGACGTTGAGCACGACAAGCTCTGGTTCTTCATGGCCAGGTCCAGCAAGGTGGTTCACAATCTGGTGGTCAACCCTCATGTCAACGTCAGCTACGCCGACCCCAAAACTGACACCTATGTGTCGGTTTCGGGCATGGCCAGCGTTGTGGACTCCATGAATCAAAAGGAGCGCTTCTGGAACACGCTGGTCGAGGCCTGGTTTGAAGAAGGCATTACCGATCCGGATGTTGCTCTGGTCTGCGTACAGATAGACAGTGCCGAGTACTGGAGCGTGCGTGAAGGCAAGCTGGCCCAGGCAGGCAAGATGCTCAAAGCAACCCTGATGGGTGAGCAACTGACAGAAATGGGGGAGCACGGCAAAATCAGCCCTGCCACCCAACCAGATCGTTGA
- the sodC gene encoding superoxide dismutase family protein encodes MRFSSLKARCAMALATVSATLALSAPSLADVIIPMNLATESGAGEQIGQVSVRQTEHGLVFTPDLKNLKPGVHGFHIHENASCAPSEKDGKVTPAGAAGGHLDPNKTGKHGFPWGNGHLGDLPALYVQADGSASTPVLAPRLKSLDQIKGRALMIHEGGDNHSDHPAPLGGGAGRFACGVIK; translated from the coding sequence ATGCGTTTTTCTTCCCTCAAAGCGCGATGCGCAATGGCCTTGGCCACCGTCAGCGCCACCCTTGCCTTGTCGGCCCCGTCACTGGCGGACGTCATTATTCCCATGAACCTGGCTACCGAAAGCGGTGCTGGCGAGCAAATCGGCCAAGTCAGCGTTCGGCAGACTGAACACGGCCTGGTTTTCACGCCAGATCTGAAAAATCTCAAACCCGGTGTACATGGTTTCCATATACATGAGAACGCCAGCTGCGCGCCCAGCGAGAAAGACGGCAAGGTAACGCCTGCCGGGGCAGCCGGTGGCCATCTGGACCCTAACAAGACCGGCAAGCACGGTTTCCCATGGGGCAATGGACACCTGGGTGATTTGCCCGCCCTGTATGTCCAGGCCGACGGCAGTGCCAGCACTCCCGTTCTGGCTCCGCGCCTGAAGTCCCTGGATCAGATCAAGGGCCGAGCCCTGATGATCCACGAAGGCGGTGACAACCACTCCGATCACCCTGCACCACTGGGCGGCGGTGCCGGACGTTTTGCTTGCGGAGTGATCAAGTAA
- a CDS encoding class I SAM-dependent methyltransferase, which translates to MFKDLINDLNDHSIVEPDIFLDVPFVPSDDQVIDTLLQLAQTGHKDILYDLGCGDGRIVIAAAKKYRCTSIGIELDPLRVADAMEHAGHAGVEYLVDFVEEDLFTADFSQATIVTLYLMDTINAILRPRLLQELRPGARIVSHAFDMGDWEADEILHVGGIKIYKWIVPAQVAGEWEWEGLDGTDYRLQLKQRYQNVSGKIWMNGKPALLTDLYLSGDCLELSAQADAASPVISSNLYFDHQELLSVEEVQEEA; encoded by the coding sequence TTGTTCAAAGACCTGATTAACGACCTCAACGACCATTCCATCGTGGAACCTGACATCTTTCTGGACGTCCCCTTCGTCCCCAGCGATGACCAAGTCATCGACACCCTGCTGCAACTGGCTCAGACCGGGCACAAGGACATCTTGTATGACCTGGGCTGTGGCGATGGGCGTATTGTCATTGCCGCCGCCAAAAAATACCGCTGCACCAGCATCGGCATAGAACTGGACCCGCTGCGCGTTGCCGACGCCATGGAGCATGCTGGCCATGCAGGTGTGGAGTATCTGGTGGACTTTGTGGAAGAGGATCTGTTTACCGCAGACTTCAGCCAGGCCACCATCGTGACCTTGTACTTGATGGACACTATCAACGCCATCCTGCGCCCGCGCTTATTGCAAGAGCTGCGGCCCGGTGCGCGCATTGTGTCGCACGCCTTTGATATGGGTGACTGGGAAGCCGATGAGATCCTGCATGTGGGCGGCATCAAAATCTACAAATGGATTGTGCCGGCACAGGTTGCGGGTGAATGGGAGTGGGAAGGTCTGGACGGGACGGACTACCGCTTGCAGCTCAAGCAGCGTTATCAAAATGTCAGCGGGAAAATCTGGATGAATGGCAAGCCCGCGCTGCTGACCGATCTTTATCTGTCCGGCGATTGTCTGGAACTAAGCGCACAGGCCGATGCGGCCTCCCCCGTCATCAGCTCCAACCTGTACTTTGACCATCAGGAACTGCTGTCCGTAGAAGAGGTACAAGAAGAAGCCTGA